Proteins co-encoded in one Nematostella vectensis chromosome 15, jaNemVect1.1, whole genome shotgun sequence genomic window:
- the LOC116605771 gene encoding formin-like protein 3, with protein MLPPKYIFALFVILALVGSIHCEKQTQPDKGNKASNVLGQSNHDFTVADIQSTTQRTQIKRSVHVQRKDNIAFNDACGTCGEPPPPPPPPPPPPPPPPPPPPPPPPPPPPPPPPPKEDDVVQGPLVDTPWWPDWLEENHPLQHDHENQGH; from the exons ATGTTGCCCCCAAAGTACATATTCGCTTTGTTTGTTATATTAGCACTAGTGGGATCAATTCACTgtgaaaaacaaacacagcccGATAAAGGAAACAAGGCGTCCAACGTTTTAGGACAATCAAATCACGATTTTACTGTAGCCGATATTCAGAG TACTACGCAAAGAACGCAGATAAAGAGATCAGTTCACGTCCAAAGAAAGGATAATATCG CATTTAATGACGCTTGTGGAACTTGTGGCGAGCCTCCCCCAccacctcctccccctcccccgcctcctcctcctccgccaccaccaccccctccccctcccccaccccctcctccaccaccaccacctcctaAAGAAGACGACGTCGTACAAGGACCTCTCGTTGATACGCCTTGGTGGCCGGACTGGCTAGAAGAGAATCACCCACTGCAACACGATCATGAGAATCAGGGACACTAA
- the LOC116617360 gene encoding uncharacterized protein LOC116617360 isoform X2 → MRSTTLWVVFTLFVILYQVNAIPVASPKETKEPEKLADENSKAEKLADEESGADSPAPDTEEKTADEDDDKPTDEDGDDDEQPKSEDEDEGSAAADKPKERRDADETEEKGVSVNKKCGGCGGGFGGFGGFGGLGGYGDGFGDGFGFGGHGGGHGGSCHGCQWGVPGEGCCCSNCCGGFECPHSCGGCGCGCCPNLNFPVTFGACVNNPCCECCQKKPPKGKCKWPCYWPCCCECTPPKFKFKPLKAKPLCHCPHCSTSPCGGCMGCHGNGGHKKSGPTKRDEISKKCGDGCGGCGGFGGFGGFGGYGHGGFGGYGHGGFGGWGGFGGYGHGGFGGFGGFGGFGGYGGPGGFGYGGYGGFPGYGFGYGF, encoded by the exons ATGAGGTCTACCACATTATGGGTGGTATTCACTTTATTTGTGATACTATACCAAGTCAATGCCATTCCTGTGGCTTCCCCGAAGGAGACTAAAG AGCCTGAAAAGCTTGCCGATGAAAATAGTAAGGCTGAGAAGCTTGCCGACGAAGAAAGTGGTGCTGATAGCCCAGCACCGGACACAGAGGAGAAAACAGccgatgaggatgatgataaaCCAACTGATGAAGATGGCGACGATGACGAACAGCCCAAGAGCGAGGATGAAGACGAAGGTTCCGCCGCGGCTGATAAACCAAAAGAGAGGAGAGATGCCGACGAAACGGAAGAAAAGGGTGTTTCAG taaataaaaagtgcgGAGGATGCGGTGGTGGTTTCGGTGGCTTTGGAGGCTTTGGAGGTCTCGGAGGTTACGGTGATGGCTTCGGCGACGGCTTCGGCTTCGGtggacacggcggcggacatGGAGGCAGCTGCCACGGCTGCCAGTGGGGTGTTCCCGGAGAAGGATGCTGCTGCTCCAACTGCTGCGGCGGTTTCGAGTGCCCCCATTCCTGTGGCGGCTGTGGGTGTGGCTGCTGCCCCAACCTGAACTTCCCTGTCACTTTCGGCGCATGCGTGAACAACCCTTGCTGCGAGTGTTGCCAGAAGAAGCCGCCAAAGGGCAAATGCAAGTGGCCTTGCTACTGGCCTTGCTGCTGCGAGTGCACTCCACCCAAGTTCAAGTTCAAGCCTCTGAAGGCCAAACCTTTGTGCCACTGCCCTCACTGCTCAACGAGCCCATGTGGTGGATGTATGGGATGTCACGGAAACGGAGGACACAAGAAGT CCGGTCCTACCAAGAGAGATGAAATTTCCAAGAAGTGCGGAGACGGTTGTGGTGGTTGTGGAGGATTCGGTGGGTTCGGTGGATTTGGCGGTTATGGTCATGGCGGATTTGGCGGATACGGCCATGGCGGATTTGGCGGATGGGGAGGATTTGGCGGATACGGTCACGGTGGATTTGGCGGATTTGGCGGCTTCGGTGGTTTTGGCGGTTATGGCGGTCCCGGAGGCTTCGGATATGGTGGATATGGCGGTTTCCCCGGATATGGATTCGGTTATGGATTCTAA
- the LOC116617360 gene encoding uncharacterized protein LOC116617360 isoform X4 produces MRSTTLWVVFTLFVILYQVNAIPVASPKETKEPEKLADENSKPEKLADENSKAEKLADEESGADSPAPDTEEKTADEDDDKPTDEDGDDDEQPKSEDEDEGSAAADKPKERRDADETEEKGVSANKRCGGFGYGYGDGFGYGDGFGYGLGGCGGSCHGCEWGKPGAGCCCSNCCGGFECPHSCGGCGCGCCPNLNFPVTFGACVNNPCCECCKKKPPKGKCQWPCYWPCCCTCTPPKFKFKPLKAKPLCHCPHHSTSPCCGCCGGHKKSDGPSKRDAVPSKKCGCGCGFGWGGYGGFGGFGGFGGWGGYGHGWGLGGWGYPLGAFPHFGYAGVLPFGYGYF; encoded by the exons ATGAGGTCTACCACATTATGGGTGGTATTCACTTTATTTGTGATACTATACCAAGTCAATGCCATTCCTGTGGCTTCCCCGAAGGAGACTAAAGAGCCTGAGAAGCTTGCCGATGAAAATAGTAAGCCTGAAAAGCTTGCCGATGAAAATAGTAAGGCTGAGAAGCTTGCCGACGAAGAAAGTGGTGCTGATAGCCCAGCACCGGACACAGAGGAGAAAACAGccgatgaggatgatgataaaCCAACTGATGAAGATGGCGACGATGACGAACAGCCCAAGAGCGAGGATGAAGACGAAGGTTCCGCCGCGGCTGATAAACCAAAAGAGAGGAGAGATGCCGACGAAACGGAAGAAAAGGGTGTTTCAG CTAATAAGAGATGCGGTGGGTTCGGATATGGCTATGGTGATGGCTTCGGCTATGGTGACGGGTTCGGTTACGGGTTGGGCGGTTGCGGCGGTAGCTGCCATGGTTGCGAATGGGGTAAACCCGGAGCTGGATGCTGTTGCTCCAACTGCTGCGGCGGTTTCGAGTGCCCCCATTCCTGTGGCGGCTGTGGGTGTGGCTGCTGCCCCAACCTGAACTTCCCTGTCACCTTCGGCGCATGCGTGAACAATCCTTGCTGTGAGTGCTGTAAGAAGAAGCCGCCAAAGGGCAAATGCCAGTGGCCTTGCTACTGGCCATGCTGCTGCACCTGTACCCCACCCAAGTTCAAGTTCAAGCCTCTGAAGGCCAAGCCTTTGTGCCATTGCCCTCATCATTCCACTAGCCCATGCTGCGGTTGCTGTGGTGGCCACAAAAAGAGTGACG GCCCATCAAAGAGGGACGCAGTACCATCTAAGAAGTGTGGATGTGGCTGTGGTTTCGGATGGGGAGGCTATGGAGGCTTTGGAGGTTTCGGAGGTTTCGGTGGATGGGGAGGTTACGGACATGGTTGGGGACTCGGTGGGTGGGGGTACCCTCTTGGTGCCTTCCCACACTTCGGGTACGCCGGAGTACTTCCTTTCGGCTATGGATACTTCTAA
- the LOC116617360 gene encoding uncharacterized protein LOC116617360 isoform X3, whose amino-acid sequence MRSTTLWVVFTLFVILYQVNAIPVASPKETKEPEKLADENSKPEKLADENSKAEKLADEESGADSPAPDTEEKTADEDDDKPTDEDGDDDEQPKSEDEDEGSAAADKPKERRDADETEEKGVSAKSSKRQCCCGGGCHGGSWGIHDLCHHCHGDGWCGAGCMCGNCCGGFGCPVTNHGCNGGCCPSVTFPCSFGACVNNPCCECCREPAPPGKCKWPCLWPCCCECTPPKFKFKPLKPKPVCHCPHTSGGGGGCCGHRRSNPTKRQFVTGPFAPGLAPDCGQGFPAPGFAAPCYPAPGFAAPGFPAAGFAGGLAPGYAPYGQDFLSHAYGFAHPYGAMPAPGFPMGPPFPY is encoded by the exons ATGAGGTCTACCACATTATGGGTGGTATTCACTTTATTTGTGATACTATACCAAGTCAATGCCATTCCTGTGGCTTCCCCGAAGGAGACTAAAGAGCCTGAGAAGCTTGCCGATGAAAATAGTAAGCCTGAAAAGCTTGCCGATGAAAATAGTAAGGCTGAGAAGCTTGCCGACGAAGAAAGTGGTGCTGATAGCCCAGCACCGGACACAGAGGAGAAAACAGccgatgaggatgatgataaaCCAACTGATGAAGATGGCGACGATGACGAACAGCCCAAGAGCGAGGATGAAGACGAAGGTTCCGCCGCGGCTGATAAACCAAAAGAGAGGAGAGATGCCGACGAAACGGAAGAAAAGGGTGTTTCAG CCAAATCATCCAAGCGTCAGTGTTGCTGCGGAGGTGGTTGCCATGGCGGCAGCTGGGGAATCCATGACTTATGTCACCATTGCCATGGTGACGGATGGTGTGGCGCCGGGTGCATGTGTGGTAACTGCTGTGGTGGTTTTGGGTGCCCTGTTACAAACCACGGATGTAATGGCGGGTGTTGCCCCTCCGTTACCTTCCCTTGCAGCTTTGGCGCATGCGTAAACAACCCTTGCTGTGAATGTTGCCGAGAGCCAGCCCCTCCTG GTAAATGCAAGTGGCCCTGCCTGTGGCCGTGCTGCTGCGAATGCACCCCACCCAAGTTCAAGTTCAAACCTCTCAAGCCAAAGCCCGTCTGCCACTGCCCTCACACCAGCGGTGGTGGAGGAGGATGCTGTGGACACAGAAGATCGA ACCCTACTAAGCGGCAGTTTGTCACTGGCCCATTCGCCCCTGGTCTCGCACCTGATTGTGGTCAAGGTTTCCCTGCTCCCGGTTTCGCTGCCCCATGCTACCCCGCACCCGGCTTCGCTGCTCCAGGATTTCCCGCTGCCGGCTTCGCAGGAGGACTAGCCCCAGGCTACGCTCCCTATGGTCAGGACTTCCTCTCCCACGCATACGGATTCGCTCACCCATATGGCGCCATGCCAGCCCCTGGATTCCCGATGGGACCCCCTTTCCCTTATTGA
- the LOC116617360 gene encoding uncharacterized protein LOC116617360 isoform X1, producing MRSTTLWVVFTLFVILYQVNAIPVASPKETKEPEKLADENSKPEKLADENSKAEKLADEESGADSPAPDTEEKTADEDDDKPTDEDGDDDEQPKSEDEDEGSAAADKPKERRDADETEEKGVSVNKKCGGCGGGFGGFGGFGGLGGYGDGFGDGFGFGGHGGGHGGSCHGCQWGVPGEGCCCSNCCGGFECPHSCGGCGCGCCPNLNFPVTFGACVNNPCCECCQKKPPKGKCKWPCYWPCCCECTPPKFKFKPLKAKPLCHCPHCSTSPCGGCMGCHGNGGHKKSGPTKRDEISKKCGDGCGGCGGFGGFGGFGGYGHGGFGGYGHGGFGGWGGFGGYGHGGFGGFGGFGGFGGYGGPGGFGYGGYGGFPGYGFGYGF from the exons ATGAGGTCTACCACATTATGGGTGGTATTCACTTTATTTGTGATACTATACCAAGTCAATGCCATTCCTGTGGCTTCCCCGAAGGAGACTAAAGAGCCTGAGAAGCTTGCCGATGAAAATAGTAAGCCTGAAAAGCTTGCCGATGAAAATAGTAAGGCTGAGAAGCTTGCCGACGAAGAAAGTGGTGCTGATAGCCCAGCACCGGACACAGAGGAGAAAACAGccgatgaggatgatgataaaCCAACTGATGAAGATGGCGACGATGACGAACAGCCCAAGAGCGAGGATGAAGACGAAGGTTCCGCCGCGGCTGATAAACCAAAAGAGAGGAGAGATGCCGACGAAACGGAAGAAAAGGGTGTTTCAG taaataaaaagtgcgGAGGATGCGGTGGTGGTTTCGGTGGCTTTGGAGGCTTTGGAGGTCTCGGAGGTTACGGTGATGGCTTCGGCGACGGCTTCGGCTTCGGtggacacggcggcggacatGGAGGCAGCTGCCACGGCTGCCAGTGGGGTGTTCCCGGAGAAGGATGCTGCTGCTCCAACTGCTGCGGCGGTTTCGAGTGCCCCCATTCCTGTGGCGGCTGTGGGTGTGGCTGCTGCCCCAACCTGAACTTCCCTGTCACTTTCGGCGCATGCGTGAACAACCCTTGCTGCGAGTGTTGCCAGAAGAAGCCGCCAAAGGGCAAATGCAAGTGGCCTTGCTACTGGCCTTGCTGCTGCGAGTGCACTCCACCCAAGTTCAAGTTCAAGCCTCTGAAGGCCAAACCTTTGTGCCACTGCCCTCACTGCTCAACGAGCCCATGTGGTGGATGTATGGGATGTCACGGAAACGGAGGACACAAGAAGT CCGGTCCTACCAAGAGAGATGAAATTTCCAAGAAGTGCGGAGACGGTTGTGGTGGTTGTGGAGGATTCGGTGGGTTCGGTGGATTTGGCGGTTATGGTCATGGCGGATTTGGCGGATACGGCCATGGCGGATTTGGCGGATGGGGAGGATTTGGCGGATACGGTCACGGTGGATTTGGCGGATTTGGCGGCTTCGGTGGTTTTGGCGGTTATGGCGGTCCCGGAGGCTTCGGATATGGTGGATATGGCGGTTTCCCCGGATATGGATTCGGTTATGGATTCTAA
- the LOC125560638 gene encoding uncharacterized protein LOC125560638, whose protein sequence is MLHEEATKGQVQVAVYVAVLLRVHPTQVQIQAPEAQSVLQDSDLWVWVWVRQALRQETHQVPLVRPTRRCGQVSKTPATNSIQGQEALLGIKISLSKMDTPCDYRLRFF, encoded by the exons ATGTTGCACGAAGAAGCCACCAAAGGGCAAGTGCAAGTGGCCGTGTATGTGGCCGTGCTGCTGCGAGTGCACCCCACCCAAGTTCAAATTCAAGCCCCTGAAGCCCAAAGCGTGCTGCAAGACTCCGACCTGTGGGTGTGGGTGTGGGTGCGGCAAGCGCTCAG gcaAGAAACACATCAAGTGCCTCTTGTTCGGCCAACCCGCCGTTGTGGCCAAGTCTCCAAAACCCCTGCAACTAACAGCATCCAAGGGCAAGAAGCACTATTAGGG aTAAAAATCTCTCTGAGCAAGATGGATACACCTTGTGATTACCGCTTACGGTTTTTTTGA
- the LOC116617360 gene encoding uncharacterized protein LOC116617360 isoform X5 yields the protein MRSTTLWVVFTLFVILYQVNAIPVASPKETKEPEKLADENSKPEKLADENSKAEKLADEESGADSPAPDTEEKTADEDDDKPTDEDGDDDEQPKSEDEDEGSAAADKPKERRDADETEEKGVSAKSSKRQCCCGGGCHGGSWGIHDLCHHCHGDGWCGAGCMCGNCCGGFGCPVTNHGCNGGCCPSVTFPCSFGACVNNPCCECCREPAPPGKCKWPCLWPCCCECTPPKFKFKPLKPKPVCHCPHNGCGGCCGHKRSESTKRQFVAPVPPVAPFAPGFVPAFGAVLPGHEYLAHPYAYYPHAFAPLPPPGYLYGAAYPCY from the exons ATGAGGTCTACCACATTATGGGTGGTATTCACTTTATTTGTGATACTATACCAAGTCAATGCCATTCCTGTGGCTTCCCCGAAGGAGACTAAAGAGCCTGAGAAGCTTGCCGATGAAAATAGTAAGCCTGAAAAGCTTGCCGATGAAAATAGTAAGGCTGAGAAGCTTGCCGACGAAGAAAGTGGTGCTGATAGCCCAGCACCGGACACAGAGGAGAAAACAGccgatgaggatgatgataaaCCAACTGATGAAGATGGCGACGATGACGAACAGCCCAAGAGCGAGGATGAAGACGAAGGTTCCGCCGCGGCTGATAAACCAAAAGAGAGGAGAGATGCCGACGAAACGGAAGAAAAGGGTGTTTCAG CCAAATCATCCAAGCGTCAGTGTTGCTGCGGAGGTGGTTGCCATGGCGGCAGCTGGGGAATCCATGACTTATGTCACCATTGCCATGGTGACGGATGGTGTGGCGCCGGGTGCATGTGTGGTAACTGCTGTGGTGGTTTTGGGTGCCCTGTTACAAACCACGGATGTAATGGCGGGTGTTGCCCCTCCGTTACCTTCCCTTGCAGCTTTGGCGCATGCGTAAACAACCCTTGCTGTGAATGTTGCCGAGAGCCAGCCCCTCCTG GTAAATGCAAGTGGCCCTGCCTGTGGCCTTGCTGCTGCGAATGCACCCCACCCAAGTTCAAGTTCAAACCTCTCAAGCCCAAGCCCGTCTGCCACTGCCCTCATAACGGATGCGGCGGGTGCTGTGGCCACAAAAGATCAG AGAGCACCAAGCGCCAGTTTGTCGCGCCAGTCCCACCCGTTGCCCCTTTCGCTCCAGGATTTGTTCCAGCTTTTGGCGCTGTCCTTCCCGGACACGAATACCTTGCCCACCCATACGCATATTACCCACACGCCTTTGCGCCACTGCCTCCCCCAGGGTACCTATATGGTGCTGCATACCCATGTTACTAA